One window of Methanogenium organophilum genomic DNA carries:
- a CDS encoding UPF0058 family protein, whose product MSDIVHKEELIRLHKIMAEIKDSFEEENSENDFSDYYALKIDPTQVHKSKMEHKHAIFILGQEIAEIMKENEHSAPNRVAARMREMARRTEKEIDYLS is encoded by the coding sequence GTGAGTGATATAGTGCACAAGGAAGAGTTAATCCGGCTCCACAAGATTATGGCAGAAATAAAAGACAGTTTTGAGGAAGAAAACTCCGAAAATGATTTTTCGGATTATTACGCCCTGAAAATTGATCCGACCCAGGTTCATAAGAGCAAGATGGAGCATAAACACGCAATCTTTATTCTTGGACAGGAGATTGCAGAGATTATGAAAGAAAATGAACATTCCGCTCCGAACCGTGTCGCCGCACGCATGCGTGAGATGGCACGCCGTACGGAAAAAGAGATTGATTATCTCTCCTAA